From Mytilus edulis chromosome 9, xbMytEdul2.2, whole genome shotgun sequence, the proteins below share one genomic window:
- the LOC139487792 gene encoding interferon regulatory factor 1-like isoform X2 yields the protein MCGACTHDNTIKMSSRPIRPVERQRMRPWLENLLNNRSVDGLKWTDQKMKVFEIPWRHGSRHGWNQTKDADLFERWAKHTGRFEKGKPNPKKWKANFRCALHSLTDVKEVTPRKTDRESKCTRVYQFVDDTKQKECEGRRPYRRRKLSSESDTSSKYSADSCITSSPSSTTKYTSDDDVSSSSPEYSITRDAKKRKMDEDLTKHSSYKKYTCIEKNDVKSNKLKYSPQHAAFQEPTKDQISPLPDSTSQLDFNILLDGIKKERIDTEVTEITLPFKPTLGDNFEIEIDRGVFLNHMSGFIMIQTSGCINGFTGPSAIDSDTKTFTSNFSSDFKEEPFGNGTFLNDSSGDDCSVPGNTSTATEN from the exons ATGTGCGGTGCATGTACACACGACAACACGATTAAAATGTCATCACGACCCATAAGACCTGTTGAACGACAGCGAATGAGACCATGGCTCGAGAACCTCCTTAACAATAGATCTGTTGATGGTCTAAAATGGACCGACCAGAAAATGAAAGTATTTGAAATTCCATGGAGACATGGATCTAGACATGGCTGGAATCAAACTAAGGATGCAGACTTGTTTGAGAGATGGGCTAAACACACAG GACGATTTGAAAAAGGAAAGCCGAATCCAAAGAAATGGAAGGCAAACTTTCGATGTGCATTGCATAGTTTGACGGACGTCAAAGAAGTCACCCCCAGGAAAACTGACAGAGAAAGTAAATGTACCAGAGTGTACCAGTTTGTGGATGATACCAAACAGAAAGAGTGTG AGGGACGCCGGCCGTACAGACGACGAAAGTTGTCATCAGAATCTGACACATCATCTAAGTATAGTGCAGACAGTTGTATAACATCCTCGCCATCAAGCACGACGAAATACACGAGCGATGATGATGTGTCCTCTTCATCTCCTGAATACAGCATTACTAGAGATGCAAAGAAACGAAAGATGGATGAAGATCTTACTAAACATTCCAGTTATAAGAAGTACACGTGTATTGAGAAAAATGatgtaaaatcaaataaattaaaatacagtCCACAACACGCAGCATTCCAAGAACCAACCAAAGATCAAATCTCACCACTACCAGATTCTACATCTCAACTAGATTTCAACATTCTTCTG GATGGTATAAAAAAGGAACGTATAGACACTGAAGTTACAGAAATCACTCTGCCGTTCAAACCAACACTTGGAGATAACTTTG agatagAAATAGACCGAGGAGTTTTTCTCAACCATATGAGTGGGTTTATAATGATTCAAACTTCAGGGTGTATTAATGGATTTACAGGACCAAGTGCAATAGATTCAG ATACCAAAACTTTTACCAGCAACTTTTCAAGTGATTTTAAG GAGGAGCCTTTTGGTAATGGTACATTCCTCAACGACTCCAGTGGTGATGATTGTTCAGTCCCAG GAAACACATCTACAGCAACAGAGAATTAA
- the LOC139487792 gene encoding interferon regulatory factor 1-like isoform X1, which translates to MCGACTHDNTIKMSSRPIRPVERQRMRPWLENLLNNRSVDGLKWTDQKMKVFEIPWRHGSRHGWNQTKDADLFERWAKHTGRFEKGKPNPKKWKANFRCALHSLTDVKEVTPRKTDRESKCTRVYQFVDDTKQKECEGRRPYRRRKLSSESDTSSKYSADSCITSSPSSTTKYTSDDDVSSSSPEYSITRDAKKRKMDEDLTKHSSYKKYTCIEKNDVKSNKLKYSPQHAAFQEPTKDQISPLPDSTSQLDFNILLDGIKKERIDTEVTEITLPFKPTLGDNFEIEIDRGVFLNHMSGFIMIQTSGCINGFTGPSAIDSDTKTFTSNFSSDFKEEPFGNGTFLNDSSGDDCSVPGFTGSSPEYTCL; encoded by the exons ATGTGCGGTGCATGTACACACGACAACACGATTAAAATGTCATCACGACCCATAAGACCTGTTGAACGACAGCGAATGAGACCATGGCTCGAGAACCTCCTTAACAATAGATCTGTTGATGGTCTAAAATGGACCGACCAGAAAATGAAAGTATTTGAAATTCCATGGAGACATGGATCTAGACATGGCTGGAATCAAACTAAGGATGCAGACTTGTTTGAGAGATGGGCTAAACACACAG GACGATTTGAAAAAGGAAAGCCGAATCCAAAGAAATGGAAGGCAAACTTTCGATGTGCATTGCATAGTTTGACGGACGTCAAAGAAGTCACCCCCAGGAAAACTGACAGAGAAAGTAAATGTACCAGAGTGTACCAGTTTGTGGATGATACCAAACAGAAAGAGTGTG AGGGACGCCGGCCGTACAGACGACGAAAGTTGTCATCAGAATCTGACACATCATCTAAGTATAGTGCAGACAGTTGTATAACATCCTCGCCATCAAGCACGACGAAATACACGAGCGATGATGATGTGTCCTCTTCATCTCCTGAATACAGCATTACTAGAGATGCAAAGAAACGAAAGATGGATGAAGATCTTACTAAACATTCCAGTTATAAGAAGTACACGTGTATTGAGAAAAATGatgtaaaatcaaataaattaaaatacagtCCACAACACGCAGCATTCCAAGAACCAACCAAAGATCAAATCTCACCACTACCAGATTCTACATCTCAACTAGATTTCAACATTCTTCTG GATGGTATAAAAAAGGAACGTATAGACACTGAAGTTACAGAAATCACTCTGCCGTTCAAACCAACACTTGGAGATAACTTTG agatagAAATAGACCGAGGAGTTTTTCTCAACCATATGAGTGGGTTTATAATGATTCAAACTTCAGGGTGTATTAATGGATTTACAGGACCAAGTGCAATAGATTCAG ATACCAAAACTTTTACCAGCAACTTTTCAAGTGATTTTAAG GAGGAGCCTTTTGGTAATGGTACATTCCTCAACGACTCCAGTGGTGATGATTGTTCAGTCCCAG gTTTCACAGGCAGTTCACCAGAATACACCTGTTTGTGA